The nucleotide window TGCACAGAGGATAGCCGATCAGGTCGCGGCTATGTCCAATGGCCGTTTTCAGATCCGGCTTTATGCAGCGGGTGAATTGGTTCCGGCGCTCGGCGTGTTTGATGCAGTGTCGGCCGGAACGGCTGAAATGGCGCATACGGCATCGTTCTTCTGGCAAGGCAAAATCCCGGCTTCGGTGTTCTTTACGGCCATCCCCTTCGGACTGTTGCCATACGAGCATATCTCCTGGATCGAACGCGGCGGCGGACAAGCACTTTGGGACGAGCTTTATGCCCCATTTGGACTGAAACCTGTCATGGCGGGCAATACGGGCGTCCAGATGGGCGGCTGGTACAAAAAAGAGCTTCAAGGGCTTGATGACCTCAAGGGACTGAAAATCCGGATGCCGGGCCTTGGCGGCGAAGTGATGCGTCGTCTCGGGGCAACGCCCGTGGGACTGCCGCCTGGGGAACTTTTTCAAGCACTTCAATCGGGTGTTCTCGATGCTACCGAGTTTCTTGGTCCCTGGTCCGATCGGGCAATGGGTTTTCAGAAAGTCGCCAAGTCCTACTATTCGCCTGGCTTTCATGAACCCAACGGCACTGGTGAAGCCCTTTTCAATCAGGATGCATTTGATCGGTTGCCTGAAGACTTTCAGAGTGTCTTGCTTGAAGCATGCCGTGCGGAGAACGGACGGGCACTTGCTGAAAGTGATTGGGAAAACGCGGGCTCATTACAGCTGCTTCAGGACGAAGACGGCGTCAGCGTGTTGCCTTATCCCGATGACATCATGAGTGCGCTGAAAGAAACCGCGGGAATCGTCCTGACAGAGTTTGCCGAGAAAGACCCCTTGGCGAAACGCATCTATGAAAGTCACCAGACGGCGAAGCACAGACTTGGTCCCTGGAGCAGCGTGGCAATGCGCAGCTTCATGACAGCCAGAGACGACAGTGTGTGAAGTGACTTTCGGCAGTGCCGTCCCGTCCCGGTCTGGCACTGCCGGTTTCGCAACTGCATATCAGGCAGTTGCGTCAACAACCACATGGATGTGCAGGGCGATGACACACACAGGTTGTGCCCTTGAAGCAGGTGATTTCTTGGAAAATTCGATCTGAATTCGGGGTGATTTCGGCATCTCGGAGACCTTTTGAGGTCACCAAACGGGGCACAGTCTTCAAATCTGCCTTTCTATGGATTGTGCAAATTGCCAGTGTTTCTGCGGAAGTTTGTCCAACAAGGGCGGCATATTCCCTTGGGGTACGTGTGGCAAAGCCGCAACGT belongs to Roseibium porphyridii and includes:
- a CDS encoding TRAP transporter substrate-binding protein is translated as MTDMKSSEGRLINRRSLLGASALSGASVLAVPAIADDADPIEWKMVTSWPKNLPGPGVSAQRIADQVAAMSNGRFQIRLYAAGELVPALGVFDAVSAGTAEMAHTASFFWQGKIPASVFFTAIPFGLLPYEHISWIERGGGQALWDELYAPFGLKPVMAGNTGVQMGGWYKKELQGLDDLKGLKIRMPGLGGEVMRRLGATPVGLPPGELFQALQSGVLDATEFLGPWSDRAMGFQKVAKSYYSPGFHEPNGTGEALFNQDAFDRLPEDFQSVLLEACRAENGRALAESDWENAGSLQLLQDEDGVSVLPYPDDIMSALKETAGIVLTEFAEKDPLAKRIYESHQTAKHRLGPWSSVAMRSFMTARDDSV